A single region of the Verrucomicrobiia bacterium genome encodes:
- a CDS encoding TIGR04283 family arsenosugar biosynthesis glycosyltransferase, with protein sequence MVISVIIPTLNEEVNLPVTLRQLTDHPDVELIVVDGGSTDRTIDIAQQFTSYVFCTPPGRAKQMNVGARHATGDILLFLHADTFLLPGALDEIQRRIIGDGAVGGAFDLHIDSRRRLCRFVARVASRRSRWLHLPYGDQGVFVWRQVFEALGGFPEIAIMEDIAFARRLRRAGRLTFIRSGLVTSGQRWNTNGVVRTTLVNWWVTALFMLRVPPRELRRIHDGWLVSGKPRRDKTELIPPNRKSLQERT encoded by the coding sequence ATGGTTATCAGCGTCATCATTCCGACTCTGAATGAGGAAGTAAACCTCCCGGTTACCTTGCGCCAGCTTACGGACCATCCCGATGTTGAACTCATCGTCGTCGATGGCGGCTCGACCGACCGCACGATCGACATCGCCCAACAGTTCACATCGTATGTTTTTTGCACACCACCGGGCCGCGCCAAGCAAATGAACGTCGGCGCGCGACACGCGACCGGCGATATCCTCCTCTTCCTGCATGCGGACACGTTTCTCCTGCCAGGCGCGCTGGATGAAATCCAGCGGCGCATCATTGGCGACGGGGCGGTTGGCGGAGCGTTTGACCTGCACATCGATTCACGCCGCCGTCTCTGCCGATTCGTGGCCCGAGTGGCCAGCCGGCGGTCGCGGTGGTTGCATTTGCCGTACGGCGATCAAGGGGTTTTCGTGTGGCGTCAGGTCTTCGAAGCGCTCGGTGGATTCCCTGAGATCGCCATCATGGAAGACATCGCTTTCGCCCGGCGTCTGCGCCGCGCGGGGCGGCTCACCTTCATTCGTTCCGGTTTGGTTACCAGCGGACAGCGTTGGAACACCAATGGCGTGGTGCGGACCACGCTGGTGAACTGGTGGGTGACCGCGCTTTTCATGCTGCGCGTCCCGCCCCGGGAACTTCGGCGCATTCACGATGGCTGGCTCGTCTCGGGCAAACCGCGCCGCGACAAGACCGAGTTGATTCCGCCCAACCGCAAGAGCCTGCAAGAGCGGACGTGA
- a CDS encoding transporter, with the protein MKALLLAALLAPLSCVLAQEAQDEKPLPEELAITRSITLQDADEFQSSADFRFFKFHDQKQITAAAELEYGLTDRWELDAEVPYQFVNPNAARAANGIGDVEVATRYGVIPVGEKPLALDVGLAVGIPTGDRLHDLGEGRLTLEPFFTASTWLGPLNVQLNGGWQRAVTDAGEEPRDDFEYNVALVYPIKHWFLALEGNGESNHDRTLYYVTPELIWKPRKNLEFLVAVPIGVTGAAADYGIVTSVTLEFDNITHRGIDKD; encoded by the coding sequence ATGAAGGCGCTGCTGCTCGCTGCGTTGCTAGCTCCCCTCTCCTGTGTCCTGGCGCAGGAGGCGCAGGACGAGAAACCATTGCCGGAAGAATTGGCAATCACCCGTTCGATCACCTTGCAGGACGCCGATGAATTCCAGAGTTCCGCGGATTTCCGGTTTTTCAAATTCCACGACCAGAAACAAATCACCGCGGCGGCCGAGCTCGAATACGGCTTGACCGACCGTTGGGAGCTTGATGCCGAGGTGCCCTATCAGTTCGTCAACCCCAATGCAGCGCGAGCCGCCAATGGCATCGGCGATGTCGAAGTGGCCACGCGTTACGGCGTCATCCCCGTCGGCGAAAAGCCCCTGGCGCTCGATGTCGGCCTCGCGGTGGGAATCCCGACCGGTGACCGCTTGCACGATCTCGGCGAAGGCCGGCTCACGCTGGAGCCGTTCTTCACCGCAAGCACCTGGCTCGGTCCGCTCAACGTCCAACTTAATGGCGGGTGGCAACGCGCTGTCACCGACGCGGGCGAAGAGCCTCGCGACGACTTCGAGTACAATGTCGCGTTGGTTTACCCGATCAAACATTGGTTCCTGGCGCTCGAAGGCAATGGCGAGTCGAACCATGACCGCACCCTGTATTACGTGACGCCTGAGCTGATTTGGAAACCGAGAAAGAACCTGGAGTTTCTCGTCGCTGTCCCCATTGGCGTCACCGGTGCCGCGGCCGACTACGGTATCGTTACATCTGTCACACTGGAATTCGACAACATCACGCACCGCGGCATTGATAAAGATTAA
- a CDS encoding TIGR00730 family Rossman fold protein: MSQSNPDQALIQQLIQQHGGSDNADLVEDIIETALRLADDKADRLDVKVITSALKELRYASKIFAPFRGQRKVTVFGSARTKPETAEYKQAVAFGKVIVDHGFMVITGGGEGIMGAAQHGAGRDKSFGLNIRLPFEQEPNIDIVGDRKLINFKYFFTRKLCFIKESDAIVLFPGGFGTHDEGFEALTLMQTGKSQPKPLVFVDRPRGNYWKTWWRFVEDQLLDEALISKEDLSLFKVTDDVEEACQEIMHFYSNYHSSRYVKDAMVLRVKYPVTENLLRTLNARFANICVNGGQFRAAGPLPEEENEPELKDLHRIVFPFNRTNFGRLRSLIDVINHH, encoded by the coding sequence ATGTCCCAATCCAATCCGGACCAGGCTCTCATCCAACAGCTCATCCAACAACATGGCGGCTCCGACAATGCCGACCTCGTGGAAGACATCATTGAGACCGCGTTGCGGCTCGCCGACGACAAGGCGGACCGCCTCGATGTCAAAGTTATCACTTCGGCGCTGAAGGAACTGCGCTACGCCTCGAAAATCTTTGCGCCATTCCGCGGCCAGCGCAAGGTCACCGTTTTCGGCTCGGCGCGCACGAAGCCCGAGACTGCGGAATACAAACAGGCGGTCGCCTTCGGCAAGGTCATTGTCGACCACGGCTTCATGGTAATCACCGGCGGCGGGGAAGGGATCATGGGCGCGGCCCAACATGGCGCGGGCCGCGACAAGAGCTTCGGCCTGAATATCCGGCTGCCCTTCGAGCAGGAGCCGAACATCGATATCGTGGGGGACCGGAAGTTGATCAACTTCAAGTATTTTTTCACCCGCAAACTCTGCTTCATCAAGGAGAGTGATGCCATCGTGCTGTTCCCCGGCGGTTTCGGCACGCATGACGAAGGGTTCGAGGCGCTGACGCTGATGCAGACGGGCAAGAGCCAGCCCAAGCCGCTGGTGTTCGTCGATCGTCCGCGCGGCAACTACTGGAAAACGTGGTGGCGGTTCGTTGAGGACCAGCTCCTGGACGAGGCGTTGATCAGCAAAGAGGACCTCTCCCTCTTCAAGGTCACCGATGACGTGGAAGAGGCCTGCCAGGAAATCATGCATTTCTACAGCAACTACCACTCTTCCCGCTACGTGAAGGACGCGATGGTGCTGCGCGTGAAGTATCCGGTCACGGAGAATCTGTTGCGCACGCTCAACGCGCGCTTCGCCAACATCTGCGTCAACGGCGGGCAGTTCCGCGCCGCCGGCCCGCTGCCCGAAGAAGAGAACGAGCCGGAGTTGAAGGACCTGCACCGCATTGTCTTCCCGTTCAACCGCACCAACTTTGGTCGGCTCCGGTCCTTGATCGACGTGATAAACCATCACTAG
- a CDS encoding chlorite dismutase family protein has product MSDEIKRQYVNYLFFKTDPAWRRLSREERDRGRSEFEGVVKDWKGRVLMIPFTTVGTRADTDFVLWRISERLEDFTEMSTQLLNTSLGKWCSTPYSYLGMTKRSMYVDHHEHEGSEGRRGRVIPGQNKYIFIYPFWKTSEWYLISKEERQRMMNVHIETGHRYPSIKINTIYCFGLDDPEFVVAFEGDKPQDFIDLVMEMREHEVRKYTLRDTPIFTCIRGSINEVLATLG; this is encoded by the coding sequence ATGAGCGACGAAATCAAACGGCAGTACGTCAATTACCTTTTCTTCAAAACCGATCCGGCGTGGCGGCGGCTGTCCCGTGAAGAGCGGGACCGTGGCCGAAGTGAATTCGAGGGCGTGGTCAAGGACTGGAAAGGCCGCGTCCTGATGATCCCCTTTACAACGGTGGGAACGCGCGCGGACACGGACTTCGTGCTCTGGCGCATCAGCGAGCGGCTGGAAGATTTCACCGAGATGAGCACGCAACTGCTCAACACCAGCCTCGGTAAGTGGTGCTCTACCCCCTACAGCTATCTCGGCATGACGAAACGTTCGATGTACGTGGACCACCACGAACATGAAGGCAGCGAGGGTCGGCGGGGTCGGGTCATCCCGGGCCAGAACAAATACATCTTCATCTATCCCTTCTGGAAAACCAGCGAGTGGTATCTTATCTCGAAGGAAGAACGCCAGCGGATGATGAATGTGCACATCGAGACCGGGCATCGCTACCCCAGCATCAAGATCAACACCATTTATTGCTTCGGCCTCGACGATCCCGAGTTCGTCGTCGCGTTCGAGGGCGACAAACCCCAGGACTTCATCGATCTCGTCATGGAAATGCGCGAGCACGAAGTGCGCAAGTATACGCTGCGCGACACGCCAATCTTTACCTGCATTCGGGGCAGTATTAACGAGGTCCTGGCGACGCTCGGATGA
- a CDS encoding trypsin-like peptidase domain-containing protein — MKRCLVLFLLLIATPFLALQARGETEQIDLKALAKKARPAVMLLVVSDADGKEIATGTGFLVSSDGKLITNHHVIEGAASAVAKAENGGLFPVEGVLADDSKDDLVLLKLKGRDLPFLPLGSSDKIEVGSRIAVIGSPLGLEGTLSEGIVSAVRELMGDARIVQITAAISPGSSGSPVLNMQGEVIGVAVSVLKGGQSLNFAVPVESVKRVLPRLGTIKLLSELSKEAVQELEADPDYKACVSAHLAGDYVEALKRDKVLVNRFPNNPRVWNGLGGTYYMLEFYADAVEAFRQSIKLKPDYEASWQCLGVAYLALQKYAEAVAALQQSIKLKPDDPSAWYFMGLTYIQSGQHEKALGIVPQLEKLDPKRARELAEALR; from the coding sequence ATGAAGCGTTGTCTCGTGCTGTTTCTGTTGCTGATTGCCACGCCGTTCCTCGCTTTGCAGGCTCGTGGCGAAACCGAGCAGATCGATCTCAAAGCCCTTGCCAAGAAAGCACGGCCTGCGGTCATGCTGCTGGTCGTCTCCGATGCCGACGGCAAGGAAATCGCCACGGGAACGGGCTTCCTCGTCTCCAGCGACGGCAAGCTCATCACCAATCATCACGTCATCGAAGGTGCCGCCAGCGCAGTCGCCAAGGCCGAGAATGGCGGCCTGTTCCCCGTCGAAGGCGTGCTGGCCGACGATTCGAAGGATGATCTCGTGCTGCTAAAACTCAAAGGCAGGGATCTACCATTCCTACCGCTCGGAAGCAGCGACAAGATCGAAGTTGGTTCGCGTATCGCCGTCATCGGAAGCCCACTGGGATTGGAGGGAACGCTGTCGGAAGGAATCGTGTCTGCAGTCCGGGAGTTGATGGGCGACGCGCGAATAGTTCAGATCACTGCCGCTATTTCGCCGGGTTCCAGCGGTTCACCTGTGCTCAATATGCAGGGCGAAGTCATCGGTGTGGCTGTTTCGGTGTTGAAGGGAGGCCAATCGCTCAATTTTGCTGTGCCCGTTGAGAGCGTAAAGCGAGTGCTTCCGCGCCTCGGTACTATCAAATTGCTATCGGAGCTCTCAAAGGAAGCCGTGCAGGAGTTGGAAGCTGATCCCGACTACAAGGCTTGCGTTAGTGCTCACTTGGCGGGTGACTATGTCGAAGCGTTGAAACGAGACAAGGTGCTTGTGAACCGATTCCCAAACAACCCAAGAGTTTGGAATGGTCTCGGAGGCACTTATTATATGCTCGAGTTTTACGCCGACGCGGTTGAAGCCTTTCGCCAATCGATAAAACTTAAGCCCGACTATGAGGCATCGTGGCAGTGTCTCGGCGTTGCGTATCTAGCACTACAAAAGTACGCTGAAGCAGTGGCGGCCTTGCAACAATCTATCAAGCTGAAGCCCGACGATCCAAGCGCGTGGTATTTCATGGGCCTGACATACATTCAAAGCGGTCAACACGAAAAGGCGCTGGGAATCGTTCCGCAACTGGAGAAACTTGATCCCAAGAGGGCTCGTGAGCTTGCGGAAGCCTTACGGTGA
- a CDS encoding cupin domain-containing protein → MVICKTACGGGSARVNERGMTAEEIIALLKLSPHPKEGGFFSETYRAGESIPSGILSPRYVGPRAFGTCIYYLLTPGTFSNMHRLQSDEIFHFYLGDPVELLQLLPDGSGKTVMLGTDLRAGMQPQVVVPRGVWQGSRLVDGGKFALLGCTVAPGFEFVDYEHGRRGDLIGSYPQFLEKITALTVE, encoded by the coding sequence ATGGTAATTTGCAAAACGGCTTGCGGCGGCGGGTCTGCTCGTGTAAACGAGCGCGGGATGACCGCGGAGGAAATCATTGCGTTGTTAAAGCTGAGCCCGCATCCGAAGGAAGGCGGATTCTTCTCGGAAACTTACCGCGCCGGCGAGAGTATCCCGTCCGGCATATTGTCCCCTCGCTATGTGGGACCGCGGGCGTTTGGCACGTGCATCTACTATCTGTTGACGCCCGGCACATTCTCCAACATGCACCGGCTACAAAGCGACGAGATCTTCCACTTCTATCTCGGTGACCCGGTCGAGTTGCTGCAGCTTTTGCCCGATGGCTCTGGCAAAACAGTTATGCTTGGTACCGACCTACGTGCGGGAATGCAACCGCAGGTCGTTGTCCCACGCGGCGTTTGGCAGGGCTCGCGACTGGTTGACGGAGGGAAGTTCGCGTTGCTCGGTTGCACCGTCGCGCCGGGGTTTGAGTTCGTCGATTATGAACACGGACGGCGAGGGGATTTGATCGGGAGTTACCCGCAATTTCTGGAGAAGATCACGGCGTTGACAGTCGAGTAG
- a CDS encoding CbiX/SirB N-terminal domain-containing protein: MQRKTGVLIFTHGSRLKEGNEIMVKLVDQVRQQLGYDLIEPCFMELGKPPIPVAIRKLIRRGANHIFGYAFFLVPGSHLREDIPFIFEQTLKKFPGVTYEISPPMMSDPTMIDFVAKHVKSALAAEAEKSRSL; the protein is encoded by the coding sequence ATGCAACGGAAAACAGGTGTCCTGATCTTCACCCACGGCTCGCGGCTCAAGGAAGGCAACGAGATCATGGTCAAACTCGTCGACCAGGTCCGCCAACAACTCGGCTACGACCTCATCGAGCCGTGTTTCATGGAACTCGGCAAACCGCCCATCCCCGTCGCCATCCGCAAACTCATCCGCCGCGGCGCCAACCACATTTTTGGTTACGCCTTCTTCCTCGTCCCTGGCTCGCACCTGCGCGAAGACATTCCGTTCATTTTCGAACAAACCCTGAAGAAATTCCCCGGCGTCACCTACGAGATCAGCCCGCCCATGATGTCCGACCCCACGATGATCGATTTCGTCGCCAAGCATGTGAAAAGCGCGCTGGCCGCAGAAGCTGAAAAATCGCGCAGTCTATGA
- the metF gene encoding methylenetetrahydrofolate reductase [NAD(P)H], which translates to MKISDILKTTRPTISFEFFPPKNDEAMANLLETLGHLHELRPSFATCTYGAGGSTRARTLEVTLKIKEQFGLEAMAHFTCVGQTLKDIDGVLENFAKHSIENVLALRGDRPANQPESPEGWFPDFKNAVDLLRHLRKQFGDTFSLGCAGYPEKHPEAPDFETDLRRLKDKVEAGADFIITQLYFDNKHFFHFVKRCREIGITVPIIAGIMPVTNVAQIKKFTAMCGSVIPENMLADLDSIADNPDLVAQYGIDWSTRQCRELLAAKVDGLHFYTLNKSKATRQIVQNLRHDGALK; encoded by the coding sequence ATGAAAATCAGCGACATCCTCAAAACCACGCGGCCCACAATCTCCTTTGAGTTCTTCCCCCCGAAGAACGACGAGGCAATGGCCAATCTGCTGGAGACACTCGGCCACCTGCACGAGTTGCGCCCGTCGTTCGCCACGTGCACGTACGGCGCCGGCGGCAGCACCCGCGCCCGAACGCTCGAGGTGACGCTGAAGATCAAGGAACAATTCGGCCTCGAAGCGATGGCGCATTTCACCTGTGTCGGCCAGACACTCAAAGACATCGATGGCGTGTTGGAGAATTTTGCCAAACATAGCATCGAAAACGTCCTCGCCCTCCGCGGCGACCGGCCGGCCAACCAGCCCGAATCGCCCGAAGGCTGGTTTCCCGATTTCAAGAACGCCGTGGACCTGCTGCGCCACCTGCGGAAACAATTCGGCGACACCTTCAGCCTTGGTTGCGCCGGCTATCCGGAGAAACATCCCGAAGCGCCTGATTTTGAGACCGATTTGCGAAGGCTCAAGGACAAGGTGGAAGCCGGTGCTGACTTCATCATCACGCAACTTTACTTCGATAATAAACACTTCTTCCACTTCGTGAAACGCTGCCGGGAAATCGGCATCACCGTGCCCATTATCGCCGGTATCATGCCGGTGACGAACGTCGCGCAGATCAAGAAATTCACCGCGATGTGCGGATCGGTCATCCCCGAAAACATGCTCGCCGATCTCGACTCGATCGCCGACAACCCCGATCTCGTCGCGCAATACGGTATTGACTGGTCCACCCGTCAATGCCGCGAACTCCTCGCCGCCAAGGTCGACGGCCTGCACTTCTACACTCTGAACAAATCCAAAGCCACCCGCCAAATCGTCCAGAACCTCCGGCACGACGGCGCGCTGAAGTAG
- a CDS encoding DUF4238 domain-containing protein — MKRVTCLGQPANPLNMNSRNADQPKNQHWLPCVYLKEFSPDFCRGRKSEVWRFDGSRSLFVPVDSQCNDKCFYTAASAKEAESYFGQIENLYGGCLKKIRAGANQEPTFQEYFGLILMVFDLCLRNKSHQNLTGQNNLGAYRTRLFCFLRDMVLGKSDGIPTEKELKSHLHKHWRVRIIAPTSNSELITSDNPTMLFTTNDRRDCHFAILPVTPFHIAVAFDERFVQILSDRTTHADDGILNKNQCRQAVSAVYSRTRLDVEQERSAASLLKEPRNHGLVSQSAVELAVLGMTAESTLSFIRVSACV; from the coding sequence ATGAAGCGTGTCACTTGTTTGGGACAGCCAGCGAATCCATTGAATATGAATTCGAGGAATGCTGATCAACCGAAGAATCAGCATTGGCTTCCTTGCGTTTACTTAAAGGAATTCTCTCCAGACTTTTGCCGAGGGCGGAAATCCGAAGTGTGGCGATTTGATGGATCACGAAGCCTGTTCGTCCCGGTTGACAGCCAGTGCAACGACAAGTGTTTTTACACAGCGGCGTCGGCTAAAGAAGCGGAGAGCTATTTCGGACAGATTGAAAACTTGTATGGTGGTTGCCTGAAGAAGATTAGAGCCGGAGCGAATCAAGAACCGACATTCCAGGAATACTTCGGGCTAATCCTGATGGTTTTTGATTTGTGCTTACGGAATAAATCTCATCAAAATCTGACGGGCCAAAACAATCTCGGAGCTTATCGAACTCGACTGTTTTGTTTCCTCAGAGACATGGTGCTTGGCAAGAGTGACGGAATTCCGACAGAGAAGGAACTCAAGTCACATTTGCACAAGCACTGGCGAGTCAGAATTATTGCGCCCACCTCTAACAGTGAATTAATCACTTCGGATAATCCAACGATGCTTTTCACCACGAATGATCGGCGTGATTGTCACTTCGCTATTCTACCGGTCACTCCGTTCCATATCGCTGTAGCTTTTGATGAGCGCTTCGTCCAGATCCTATCGGATCGCACGACGCATGCGGACGACGGGATTCTCAACAAGAACCAGTGTCGCCAAGCAGTTAGCGCCGTCTATTCGCGAACACGACTCGACGTGGAGCAAGAGAGGAGCGCAGCCAGCCTTCTCAAAGAGCCGCGGAACCACGGACTAGTCTCCCAATCGGCAGTTGAATTAGCAGTTCTAGGAATGACAGCCGAATCAACTCTCTCGTTCATTCGAGTTTCAGCCTGCGTATGA
- the speY gene encoding deoxyhypusine synthase — MKNSNKFRRFSRLDPGAISKGMKASQLVAETFQAYNAARLREGCELFAGKMLPRNGLVGVSLTGALVPAGLGKSCLIPLIKAGFIDWIITTGANLYHDIHYGLDMKLYRGSPFLDDVELRKRQIIRIYDILFDYRVLLDTDAFIRQVINGPEFQRSMGTDEFHYLLGKYVYRREKKLGLKDTSLISVAYQYGVPCFTSSPGDSSIGMNVAAMSLAGNKLQFDVNRDVNQTAGIVYDAKRNGRNSSVFILGGGSPKNFILQTEPQIQEVLGLDEKGHDYFLQVTDARPDTGGLSGATPAEAVSWGKVDPKKLPDAVVCYVDSTVALPLITSYAIDKVKPRKPKRLIDERDRIMERVARDYEKSPFYRKFLDK, encoded by the coding sequence ATGAAAAACTCGAACAAATTCCGCCGCTTCTCCCGTCTCGATCCCGGAGCGATCAGCAAGGGGATGAAAGCTTCGCAGCTCGTCGCCGAGACGTTCCAGGCCTACAACGCCGCCCGTCTCCGCGAAGGCTGCGAGCTGTTCGCGGGCAAGATGCTGCCGCGCAACGGTCTCGTCGGTGTCAGCCTCACGGGCGCCCTCGTGCCCGCCGGGCTGGGCAAATCCTGCCTCATCCCGCTCATCAAGGCCGGGTTCATCGACTGGATCATCACTACGGGCGCCAACCTCTACCACGACATTCATTACGGTCTCGACATGAAGCTGTATCGCGGCTCGCCGTTTCTCGATGACGTCGAACTCCGCAAACGCCAGATCATCCGCATCTACGACATCCTGTTCGACTACCGGGTCTTGCTCGATACGGATGCCTTCATCCGCCAGGTGATCAACGGCCCGGAGTTTCAGCGTTCGATGGGGACGGATGAATTTCACTACCTCCTCGGCAAATATGTCTATCGGCGCGAGAAAAAACTCGGCCTGAAGGACACCTCGCTCATTTCTGTCGCCTACCAGTACGGCGTGCCGTGTTTCACTAGTAGTCCCGGCGATAGTTCCATCGGCATGAACGTCGCCGCCATGAGCCTCGCCGGTAACAAGCTTCAATTCGACGTGAACCGCGACGTCAACCAGACTGCCGGGATCGTCTATGACGCCAAGCGCAACGGCCGCAACTCCAGTGTGTTCATCCTTGGCGGCGGGTCGCCCAAAAACTTCATACTGCAAACCGAGCCGCAAATCCAGGAAGTCCTCGGTCTCGACGAGAAAGGTCATGATTACTTTCTCCAGGTCACCGACGCGCGTCCCGACACCGGCGGGCTCTCAGGCGCCACGCCGGCAGAGGCCGTCAGTTGGGGCAAGGTCGACCCCAAGAAACTTCCCGACGCGGTCGTTTGCTACGTCGATAGCACCGTCGCCCTGCCGCTGATCACCTCGTACGCCATCGACAAGGTCAAGCCGCGCAAACCGAAACGGCTCATCGACGAGCGCGACCGCATTATGGAACGGGTCGCCCGCGACTACGAAAAGTCGCCGTTCTACAGGAAGTTTCTCGACAAATAG
- a CDS encoding tetratricopeptide repeat protein, producing MKGLLSCWSGLLYLALLVQPAFGEETVAISATELIQRGRAELASNNWDAAESLFRLATETEPTNSSAYTWQGYTLAGLNRRQEAAVAYEKALELNPQRTNTWLYLGEVYYSLGRYVKGVGAYQKYISLNPRNDQAYNGLYRSLERLGRYGEAEKACRQAIVINPTNVSYYVGLGYCLENLGRYSEAGKIFEKALSLDPQNPHAYYRLGINHYHEKAYQAAISSLQKSISLQPTNSDGNYWLGRSFAALNRYDEAAGAFQQAIRIDPEDIQAYEWRGVSLLRIGQFDEAAATFEKAFGVRGEDKTVRRSLFCCYLLSSQYEKAYRLYPIIFTLGGSALLLSYLIGLTALLRSSFKISTDTFPRLGFSFAWMIVFFQGQIALIFCLALLSWIKISENLLFGITLAGIPVIFAAMRGFARQPWGQPFSWPLRLGTLKVMGLSVLGLVLASGISPWSAHWVERVLRRPVTIQEAIPLIKYALIANPLAAFSSVVIVGPIVEEILFRGLIYGALEKRLRVTGAILVSSLLFAAVHLQVVYFIPIFCLGLVLGWARWKANSLGLPILIHVLNNGVALLFLKFFEKP from the coding sequence ATGAAGGGACTCCTTTCCTGCTGGTCCGGTTTGCTCTATCTGGCGCTGCTAGTACAGCCAGCCTTTGGCGAAGAAACCGTCGCGATCTCGGCGACGGAACTGATCCAACGCGGGCGCGCCGAATTGGCTTCCAACAACTGGGACGCGGCGGAGAGTTTGTTTCGCCTGGCAACCGAGACCGAGCCAACGAATTCTTCGGCCTACACGTGGCAAGGGTACACGTTGGCGGGATTGAACCGGCGGCAAGAAGCGGCCGTTGCTTACGAGAAGGCCCTAGAATTGAATCCCCAGCGGACGAATACGTGGTTGTATCTCGGCGAGGTCTATTATTCGTTGGGAAGGTATGTCAAAGGCGTTGGAGCGTACCAAAAATACATCTCACTGAATCCCCGAAATGATCAAGCGTACAACGGGCTTTATCGTTCGTTGGAACGGCTGGGACGTTATGGCGAAGCGGAGAAGGCGTGTCGACAGGCGATCGTCATCAATCCGACCAATGTGAGTTATTACGTCGGTCTGGGTTACTGCTTGGAGAACCTCGGGCGTTACAGCGAAGCCGGCAAGATCTTTGAAAAGGCGCTGTCACTGGATCCACAAAACCCACACGCCTACTACCGGTTGGGCATTAACCATTACCATGAGAAAGCGTATCAGGCGGCGATCTCTTCGCTTCAAAAAAGCATTTCGCTTCAACCAACGAACAGTGATGGCAATTACTGGCTGGGTCGGAGTTTCGCTGCGCTCAACCGTTACGACGAGGCGGCCGGGGCTTTCCAGCAAGCAATTCGAATCGACCCGGAGGATATCCAAGCCTATGAATGGCGGGGCGTAAGCCTCCTGAGGATCGGGCAATTTGACGAGGCAGCGGCAACTTTTGAGAAGGCGTTCGGGGTCAGGGGCGAAGACAAGACGGTACGCCGGTCGCTGTTTTGCTGCTACCTGCTCTCGTCGCAATACGAGAAGGCCTATCGGCTGTACCCGATAATTTTTACCCTCGGCGGCAGCGCGCTCCTGCTCTCTTACCTCATTGGACTGACTGCTCTCTTGCGTTCCAGTTTCAAGATTTCCACGGACACATTTCCTCGTCTGGGGTTTTCGTTTGCGTGGATGATCGTGTTTTTCCAGGGGCAAATCGCCCTGATTTTTTGCCTGGCGTTGCTGTCGTGGATCAAAATATCCGAGAATCTGTTGTTCGGCATTACCCTTGCGGGAATCCCGGTCATTTTTGCCGCCATGCGGGGATTCGCGCGGCAACCTTGGGGCCAACCCTTTTCCTGGCCATTGCGGCTGGGGACGCTGAAGGTGATGGGACTGTCGGTACTCGGGCTGGTTCTGGCGTCAGGGATAAGCCCCTGGAGCGCGCACTGGGTTGAGCGTGTGCTCCGTCGGCCGGTGACAATTCAAGAAGCGATCCCGCTCATCAAATACGCGCTGATCGCCAATCCGCTGGCGGCGTTTTCGTCCGTCGTCATTGTCGGGCCGATTGTTGAAGAGATTCTGTTTCGCGGCCTGATCTATGGGGCGCTGGAAAAGCGGCTGCGCGTTACCGGGGCGATCCTGGTCAGTTCACTCCTCTTTGCCGCAGTGCATCTTCAGGTGGTGTATTTCATCCCGATATTTTGTCTCGGCCTCGTGCTGGGTTGGGCCCGCTGGAAAGCCAACTCGCTCGGCCTGCCAATCCTCATTCACGTCCTGAACAACGGCGTCGCGCTGCTGTTCCTGAAATTCTTCGAGAAACCTTGA